In Nakamurella antarctica, the following are encoded in one genomic region:
- a CDS encoding TIGR03086 family metal-binding protein produces the protein MDLTHTNLLPLLKSALGQFGARVHAVRASQWGLSTPDTEWTVRDLVNHVVSEHLWVPELLTGKRVEEVGDACDGDVLGGDPASAWDIAATASEAAWSHAGALTRQVHLSAGSVDAPIYAWQLTTDLLVHAWDLARATGGDDEFPNDLVGAVLKVVKDDGDYGAPLFAAAIPTPGCTDDLTELLALLGRDRHWTRSGTSCS, from the coding sequence ATGGATCTCACCCACACCAACCTCCTCCCCCTACTGAAGAGCGCCCTGGGCCAGTTCGGCGCCCGCGTGCACGCCGTTCGCGCCAGCCAGTGGGGCCTTAGTACGCCGGATACTGAATGGACTGTCCGTGATCTCGTCAATCATGTGGTGTCCGAACACCTATGGGTTCCCGAGTTACTCACGGGGAAACGTGTGGAAGAAGTCGGTGATGCGTGCGATGGCGATGTTCTTGGCGGCGACCCTGCCAGCGCGTGGGATATCGCGGCGACCGCCAGTGAAGCCGCGTGGTCACACGCGGGCGCCCTCACCAGACAAGTGCACCTATCAGCTGGTTCTGTCGACGCGCCTATCTACGCTTGGCAATTGACGACGGACCTGCTCGTCCATGCCTGGGATCTCGCGCGCGCGACCGGCGGCGACGATGAATTCCCGAACGACCTGGTCGGCGCTGTTTTGAAGGTCGTCAAAGATGACGGGGATTACGGCGCGCCCCTTTTTGCTGCCGCTATCCCCACACCGGGTTGTACCGATGACCTGACGGAACTGCTCGCGCTGCTGGGTCGCGACCGACATTGGACTCGCAGCGGAACCTCGTGCTCTTAG
- a CDS encoding TIGR00266 family protein, producing the protein MQTQLRHNPSFTVARLILAPNEPVRVEGGAMMATSSGVIISAKVEGGLIAGLKRSALSGESFFVTTYTAPAQGGWVDVAGVLPGDMVPIEITPDRPFFISRGNWIANSHGTEVTSKWGGRASLFGGEGGFGLQATGQGQVVVSVYGAIDGVSLAPGEQITIDTGHVVAYDLGMQFRMRRAVEGRSIQSMKSGEGFVFDFAGPGHVLVQSRNPSAFAQWAASVAPGGNPKGGLFG; encoded by the coding sequence ATGCAAACCCAACTGCGGCACAACCCGTCATTCACCGTCGCTCGCCTGATCCTGGCCCCCAACGAGCCTGTCCGAGTCGAGGGCGGCGCGATGATGGCGACTAGCTCGGGCGTCATCATCTCCGCCAAGGTGGAGGGCGGCTTGATCGCTGGCCTCAAGCGCAGCGCGCTGTCTGGCGAATCCTTTTTCGTCACCACTTACACAGCTCCCGCGCAGGGCGGCTGGGTGGACGTGGCGGGAGTTCTGCCCGGCGACATGGTGCCGATCGAGATCACCCCGGATCGCCCCTTCTTCATCTCGCGCGGTAACTGGATCGCGAACTCACATGGCACCGAAGTCACCAGCAAGTGGGGTGGCCGAGCCAGCCTCTTCGGCGGCGAGGGCGGCTTCGGCCTGCAGGCCACCGGCCAAGGGCAGGTCGTGGTGAGCGTGTACGGCGCGATTGACGGCGTCAGCCTTGCACCAGGAGAACAGATCACTATCGACACCGGCCACGTGGTGGCGTACGACCTGGGCATGCAGTTCCGGATGCGCCGGGCAGTCGAAGGTCGCAGCATCCAGTCCATGAAGAGCGGCGAGGGTTTTGTCTTCGACTTCGCTGGACCAGGACACGTTCTCGTCCAGTCTCGCAACCCTTCGGCTTTCGCGCAGTGGGCGGCTTCGGTCGCGCCCGGTGGCAACCCTAAGGGCGGACTTTTCGGCTGA
- a CDS encoding glycoside hydrolase family 15 protein, translated as MRVDNAVVIDAPPSPFLSAAARGMPVPASLGTAREGETFPHIADYAFLSDCETNCLIAPNGAVEWMCIPRPDSPSIFTALLDRSGGSFRVGPYGVQVPSARRYLPGTLVLETTWQTSTGWVVVRDALIMGPWHNVAERSKTHRRSPTDMDADHVLVRSIKCIYGNVDIEVHVEPIFDYARVGPSWTYTGSGYDQMQAAAEGQPTLTLTSSLRMGKEGRTAQARSRMKAGDEHFVTLAFSELPGPQTYTEAFLALERTGEYWREWLTQGSFPDHPWRTYLQSSALALKGLSYAPTGAIMAAATTSLPETPGGERNWDYRYTWIRDGTFALWGLYTLGFDREANDFFYFIHDVCRDNNNDLQIMYGVGGERTLEEFTLDHLSGYFDAKPVRVGNGAYNQKQHDVWGALLDSIYLHTRSREQMPEELWPVVKEQVEQAAAHWKGPDCGMWEVRGEPQHFTSSKIMCWVALDRGARLARLHDSNATAEKWQVIADEIHADICANGVDARGVFTQRYGNDALDASLLLAPLVRFLPADDPRIRATVLAIADELTEDGLVLRYRVEETDDGLSGEEGTFTICSFWLVSALVEVGELDRAVQLCGRLLSHASSLGLYAEELDVKTGRHLGNFPQAFTHLALINAVTHVIRAEESTQPIGFSPANRQA; from the coding sequence ATGAGGGTCGATAACGCGGTTGTCATCGATGCACCACCCTCCCCGTTCCTCAGCGCGGCGGCCCGCGGGATGCCCGTCCCCGCCTCGTTGGGTACCGCTCGCGAAGGCGAAACTTTTCCCCACATCGCTGACTATGCCTTTCTTTCGGACTGCGAAACCAACTGCTTGATCGCGCCCAACGGTGCGGTGGAATGGATGTGTATCCCGCGTCCGGATTCACCCAGCATCTTCACCGCTCTTTTGGACCGCTCCGGCGGCAGCTTTCGGGTCGGACCGTACGGCGTCCAAGTTCCCTCCGCCCGCCGCTACTTGCCCGGCACCTTGGTGTTGGAAACTACCTGGCAGACGTCAACGGGCTGGGTCGTGGTGCGCGATGCGCTGATTATGGGCCCCTGGCACAACGTCGCCGAGCGCTCTAAAACCCACCGCCGTTCGCCCACCGACATGGATGCCGACCACGTGTTGGTCCGCAGCATCAAATGCATTTACGGGAACGTCGACATCGAGGTCCACGTCGAACCGATCTTCGACTACGCCCGCGTCGGCCCGTCTTGGACCTACACCGGATCCGGCTACGACCAGATGCAAGCAGCCGCCGAGGGCCAACCCACTCTGACGTTGACATCATCGCTGCGCATGGGCAAGGAGGGGCGTACCGCTCAGGCCCGCTCACGAATGAAAGCTGGTGATGAGCACTTCGTAACGTTAGCGTTCTCCGAACTACCCGGTCCCCAGACCTACACAGAGGCCTTCCTGGCGCTGGAACGCACCGGCGAATACTGGCGGGAGTGGTTGACCCAAGGGTCGTTTCCGGACCATCCCTGGCGTACATACCTACAGTCCAGTGCGCTTGCGCTGAAGGGACTTTCATACGCGCCGACCGGAGCGATCATGGCCGCAGCGACGACCTCCCTGCCAGAAACCCCTGGTGGGGAGCGGAACTGGGATTACCGCTACACCTGGATCCGGGACGGCACCTTCGCCCTGTGGGGTCTGTACACCCTCGGCTTCGACCGCGAAGCGAACGACTTTTTCTACTTCATCCATGACGTGTGCCGCGACAACAATAACGACCTGCAGATCATGTATGGCGTCGGCGGCGAGCGCACCCTCGAGGAGTTCACGCTCGATCACCTATCCGGCTATTTCGACGCCAAGCCCGTCCGCGTTGGCAACGGCGCCTACAACCAGAAGCAGCACGACGTCTGGGGTGCGTTATTGGACTCGATCTATCTGCACACCCGCTCCCGCGAGCAAATGCCGGAAGAGCTGTGGCCTGTCGTCAAGGAGCAGGTCGAGCAGGCGGCTGCCCACTGGAAGGGACCGGACTGTGGCATGTGGGAGGTGCGCGGTGAGCCGCAGCATTTCACGTCCTCCAAAATCATGTGTTGGGTGGCGCTGGACCGAGGCGCCCGGCTGGCTCGCCTCCACGACTCCAATGCGACTGCCGAAAAATGGCAGGTGATAGCCGATGAGATCCATGCCGACATTTGCGCGAATGGTGTCGATGCTCGGGGAGTCTTCACCCAGCGGTACGGCAATGACGCTCTCGACGCATCATTGCTGCTCGCACCACTAGTGCGGTTCCTGCCTGCGGATGATCCTCGCATCCGAGCGACGGTGCTTGCGATTGCAGACGAACTCACCGAAGACGGGTTGGTGTTGCGCTACCGGGTCGAGGAAACCGACGATGGACTCTCCGGAGAGGAGGGCACCTTCACCATTTGTTCGTTCTGGCTTGTGTCAGCGTTGGTCGAGGTTGGCGAACTCGATCGCGCGGTCCAGCTCTGCGGTCGGCTGCTGTCCCACGCATCCTCCCTCGGTTTGTACGCCGAGGAGTTGGACGTCAAGACCGGCCGACATCTAGGCAATTTCCCGCAGGCCTTCACTCATTTGGCCCTGATCAACGCTGTGACCCACGTGATTCGAGCCGAAGAGTCGACACAGCCGATCGGATTCAGCCCGGCAAATCGACAGGCCTGA
- a CDS encoding phosphoketolase family protein, which yields MTLASQITQAQSTGEPSSKTNERESFAPDTLSPEELALIHAYWRAANYLSVGQIYLLDNPLMREPLLAEHVKPRLLGHWGTTPGLNLLYVHMNRLIKARDLNTIYITGPGHGGPALVANAYLDGTYSEVYSGITADTDGIRALFRQFSFPGGIPSHVAPETPGSIHEGGELGYALVHAFGAVYDNPDLLALCVVGDGEAETGPLAASWHSNKFLNPVTDGAVLPVLHLNGYKIASPALLARIPESELADLMRGYGYDPLFVTGEDPAHVHQLIAAALDTAADKIAQIQHDARENGVTDRPAWPMIVLRTPKGWTGPKVVDGLPVEGTFRSHQVPLAATRTNAEHRDQLEEWLRSYRPAELFDDEGRLLPELQALTPTGDRRMSANPHANGGALLRDLRLPDFRDYAVEVTAPATQMHEATKVLGAWLRDVIVHNPDNFRLMGPDETASNRLQTVFEETTRAWDAITFDGDDHLSPDGRVMEVLSEHLCQGWLEGYLLTGRHGLFNCYEAFIHIIDSMFNQHAKWLKTTRHIPWRRPIASLNYLLSSHVWRQDHNGFSHQDPGFIDHVMNKKAEIVRVYLPPDGNTLLSVADHCLRSRNYVNVIVAGKQPALSYLTMDAAVAHCTRGLGIWEWAGNTDGEPDVVLACAGDVPTLEVLAAADILRRNLPELKVRVINVVDLMRLQSEAEHPHGLSDRDFDALFTADKPVIFAYHGYPWLIHRLTYSRNNHKQIHVRGYKEEGTTTTPFDIVMLNDLDRFHLVMDVIDRVGSLGSSAAVLRQRMADARLSARAYTREFGEDDPAITNWVWPSE from the coding sequence ATGACCCTTGCATCACAGATCACACAAGCGCAAAGCACAGGAGAACCCTCGTCCAAAACGAATGAGCGCGAGTCGTTCGCGCCGGACACACTCAGTCCCGAAGAGCTGGCACTGATCCACGCCTACTGGCGCGCGGCGAACTACCTGTCCGTGGGGCAGATCTACCTACTGGACAATCCGCTGATGCGCGAGCCCCTCCTCGCCGAGCACGTCAAACCTCGGCTGCTGGGCCACTGGGGAACCACCCCCGGTCTCAACTTGCTGTACGTGCACATGAACCGGCTGATCAAGGCCCGCGACCTCAACACCATCTACATCACCGGCCCCGGCCACGGCGGGCCGGCGCTGGTCGCCAACGCCTACCTCGACGGCACCTACAGCGAGGTGTACTCAGGCATCACCGCCGACACCGACGGAATTCGCGCCCTGTTCCGTCAGTTCTCCTTCCCAGGTGGGATCCCGTCGCACGTGGCGCCGGAAACACCAGGGTCTATCCATGAGGGCGGTGAGCTCGGCTACGCGCTGGTGCACGCTTTCGGTGCCGTGTACGACAATCCTGACCTACTCGCGCTGTGCGTCGTCGGCGACGGCGAGGCCGAAACTGGCCCGCTCGCGGCGAGTTGGCATTCCAATAAGTTCCTGAACCCCGTGACGGACGGCGCCGTGCTTCCGGTGCTGCATCTCAACGGCTACAAAATAGCGAGCCCGGCGCTGCTTGCCCGGATCCCCGAATCCGAACTGGCCGACCTGATGCGCGGCTACGGCTACGACCCGCTGTTCGTGACGGGTGAGGATCCGGCTCACGTACACCAACTCATTGCCGCCGCTTTGGACACCGCAGCCGACAAGATCGCGCAAATCCAGCACGATGCGCGCGAGAACGGTGTGACTGACCGACCGGCGTGGCCGATGATCGTGCTACGTACCCCGAAGGGCTGGACCGGCCCGAAAGTTGTTGACGGGCTTCCTGTTGAGGGCACTTTCCGCTCCCACCAGGTGCCGTTGGCGGCTACCCGGACCAACGCCGAACACCGGGACCAGCTCGAGGAGTGGCTGCGCAGTTACCGCCCCGCAGAGCTTTTCGATGACGAGGGCCGATTGCTGCCGGAGCTCCAAGCCCTTACTCCCACGGGCGATCGGCGGATGAGCGCCAACCCGCATGCCAATGGTGGCGCGTTACTGCGTGATCTGCGCCTTCCCGACTTCCGTGACTACGCCGTCGAAGTCACGGCGCCAGCAACCCAGATGCATGAGGCCACCAAGGTTCTCGGTGCCTGGCTGCGCGATGTGATTGTCCACAACCCGGACAACTTCCGTTTAATGGGACCGGACGAAACCGCTTCCAACAGACTGCAAACAGTGTTTGAAGAAACCACCCGTGCGTGGGACGCCATCACCTTTGACGGCGATGACCATCTGTCCCCTGATGGCCGCGTCATGGAGGTGCTATCCGAGCACCTGTGCCAGGGCTGGCTGGAGGGCTACCTGCTGACCGGTCGGCACGGGCTTTTTAACTGCTACGAGGCATTCATTCACATCATCGATTCGATGTTCAATCAGCACGCGAAATGGCTCAAGACGACGAGGCATATCCCGTGGCGCCGCCCTATCGCCTCGCTGAATTACCTGCTGTCCTCGCATGTGTGGCGCCAGGACCACAACGGATTCTCGCACCAAGACCCCGGATTTATCGACCACGTGATGAACAAAAAAGCCGAAATCGTGCGGGTGTATCTTCCGCCGGACGGCAACACCCTGCTTTCGGTCGCGGATCACTGCCTTCGTTCCCGCAACTACGTGAACGTCATCGTGGCGGGTAAGCAGCCAGCACTCAGCTATCTGACCATGGACGCCGCGGTCGCGCACTGCACCCGTGGCCTCGGCATCTGGGAATGGGCCGGGAACACCGACGGCGAACCGGATGTCGTTCTCGCGTGCGCTGGCGACGTGCCGACGCTCGAAGTGTTGGCCGCCGCCGACATCCTGCGCCGGAACCTGCCGGAGCTGAAAGTGCGCGTCATTAACGTCGTCGATTTGATGAGGTTGCAGTCTGAAGCAGAACACCCACATGGGCTGTCGGACCGCGACTTCGATGCTTTGTTCACCGCCGACAAACCAGTCATTTTTGCCTACCACGGATACCCCTGGTTGATCCATCGCCTCACCTACAGCCGAAACAACCACAAGCAGATCCACGTCCGCGGCTACAAGGAGGAAGGGACGACCACCACGCCGTTCGACATCGTGATGCTTAACGACCTCGACCGTTTTCACTTGGTCATGGACGTGATCGACAGGGTCGGGTCGTTGGGGAGCAGCGCGGCGGTATTGCGGCAGCGCATGGCTGACGCGCGGCTCTCGGCCCGCGCCTATACCCGCGAGTTCGGCGAGGACGATCCCGCGATCACCAACTGGGTGTGGCCGAGCGAGTAG
- a CDS encoding vitamin K epoxide reductase family protein, producing the protein MPETPVSPNLAAERGISDDASDELYNDAHNSAATGGTLRVLPKFIGWLLAAGGAVGLVAAFILTWDKLKLLADPNYLPSCTIGANFSCVSVMESPQASLFGFPNSFLGMIGFAIVVTLGVVIITGWKPPRWMWWGLQAGALLAVVLVHWLIVQSLYEIGTLCLYCMVTWTVTIPIFYYVSLISVVNDPARLAAIDDGDRSPGLPRLHWLAPLVWLGVIAAMILLRFA; encoded by the coding sequence GTGCCTGAAACCCCTGTGTCCCCTAATCTAGCCGCTGAACGCGGTATCAGCGATGACGCTAGCGACGAGTTGTACAACGACGCTCATAACAGCGCAGCTACGGGCGGCACACTGCGCGTTCTCCCAAAGTTTATCGGGTGGCTGTTAGCCGCCGGCGGCGCGGTGGGTCTGGTGGCTGCTTTCATCCTGACCTGGGACAAGTTAAAGCTTCTCGCCGACCCGAATTACCTGCCCTCGTGCACCATTGGCGCTAACTTCTCTTGCGTGTCGGTGATGGAAAGCCCGCAGGCCTCGCTGTTCGGGTTCCCCAACTCCTTTCTAGGCATGATCGGGTTCGCAATCGTGGTCACGCTGGGCGTGGTGATCATCACCGGATGGAAACCGCCGCGATGGATGTGGTGGGGTTTGCAAGCGGGCGCATTGCTAGCGGTGGTGTTAGTGCATTGGCTCATCGTTCAAAGCCTGTATGAGATCGGCACATTGTGTCTGTATTGCATGGTGACGTGGACGGTGACGATCCCGATCTTCTATTACGTCAGTCTGATCAGCGTCGTCAACGACCCAGCGCGGCTGGCCGCGATCGATGACGGCGATCGCTCCCCGGGTCTACCGCGACTGCACTGGCTCGCACCGCTGGTGTGGCTCGGAGTCATTGCCGCAATGATTCTCCTGCGCTTCGCATGA
- a CDS encoding DsbA family protein, whose translation MSPKSADNRNNSAQPTSDQNAVRGAKPMSNSAKRAAKSSVSAARKSSGISRTTLLIGGVTLLLVIAVVVLGVVTNNKGDVQYKTEASAPLSTATFQDGVITLATGTSGVKADIYEDALCPACGAFEEANGSAIGQAINDGSLSASYRTLAFLDGASKSKDYSTRASAAMICVASLDGAKPGVFSSFHGMLFGSKFQPKENGSYDYTNAELAEAAKQNGATEAADCISNGTMIEQATTAYKANSDALAAAGGSGTPSVVSGGKLIDTRSVTWLPVLLATAAK comes from the coding sequence ATGTCGCCGAAGAGCGCGGACAACCGCAACAACTCTGCCCAGCCAACGTCCGATCAGAACGCGGTCCGCGGAGCCAAGCCGATGAGTAATAGCGCTAAGCGGGCAGCTAAATCGTCGGTCAGCGCGGCCCGTAAATCCAGCGGGATCAGCCGCACCACACTCCTTATTGGCGGCGTGACCCTGCTACTCGTCATCGCTGTCGTGGTGCTCGGCGTGGTCACCAACAACAAAGGCGACGTTCAATACAAGACGGAGGCATCCGCGCCGCTGAGTACCGCTACCTTCCAGGACGGGGTCATCACGCTTGCCACTGGCACCAGCGGCGTGAAGGCCGATATCTACGAGGATGCGTTATGTCCCGCTTGCGGCGCTTTTGAAGAAGCCAACGGCTCGGCCATCGGTCAGGCCATCAATGATGGCTCGCTCAGTGCGAGCTATCGCACACTTGCCTTCCTGGATGGTGCGTCAAAATCGAAAGACTATTCGACAAGGGCCAGCGCAGCGATGATCTGCGTCGCCAGCCTCGACGGCGCAAAGCCAGGCGTGTTCAGCAGCTTCCACGGAATGCTCTTTGGCTCCAAGTTCCAGCCGAAGGAAAATGGCAGTTACGACTACACCAATGCTGAGCTGGCCGAGGCAGCGAAACAGAACGGCGCCACCGAAGCGGCGGATTGCATCAGCAACGGCACAATGATCGAACAAGCCACCACCGCCTATAAGGCCAACTCGGATGCACTCGCAGCGGCCGGCGGGAGCGGAACCCCCTCGGTGGTTTCGGGTGGCAAGTTGATCGACACACGCAGCGTCACTTGGTTGCCAGTACTGCTGGCAACCGCCGCGAAGTAG
- a CDS encoding TIGR03767 family metallophosphoesterase — MTTTDRATVIGGARSPLGYWSLTLGPGESHISRAELASIPANLGNPLLSIGHLSDLHLCDSQSPARADFLDRWADDDSPLKSTLGIIGSYRAQDCVTVQVGEAMVRALNAVRRGPVGGAPLDWAITTGDVTDNAHANELGWYINLLDGGPIVPDSGDRSRYEGSADHDYWNESYWHPDPSSQHGPDRPRRLHGFPDAPGLLDALREPFTAGGLQMPWLAVHGNHDQLIQGKVNATGSLGEGSTAGQRAIDVPPDWSLDQIARFCAGVDSCDPATLALWSTLPVREITADPLRRIISRDDFIGAHFHDRARPIGHGFSRDAPHTAYYRYDHQQITVLVLDTVNEHGGWQGSIEPGQLAWLESELVSADAEKRYIVLASHHTSEDLVNDTVSPGAPRRVLGAEFAAALEGHPCLILWLNGHTHISRVTAHPGRHPWWEVTTPSLIDFPQQGRIVEVLRADNAVLTIATTMLDHSGELPWSGATDSVLAIAGLSRELAANDSQWRVPDLSLHVGGGTAADRNVLLHLVDPYG, encoded by the coding sequence ATGACCACCACCGATCGGGCCACCGTCATCGGCGGCGCACGATCTCCGCTGGGTTACTGGTCCCTGACGTTGGGGCCCGGGGAATCTCATATTTCCCGGGCCGAGTTAGCCTCGATTCCGGCAAATCTTGGAAATCCGCTCCTGTCCATCGGCCACCTGTCTGATCTGCACCTGTGCGATTCCCAGTCACCGGCGCGCGCAGACTTTCTGGACCGTTGGGCCGACGACGACTCGCCACTCAAGTCCACCTTGGGCATCATCGGCAGCTACCGTGCGCAGGACTGTGTGACTGTCCAAGTGGGAGAGGCGATGGTACGAGCGCTGAACGCGGTCAGGCGCGGACCAGTCGGAGGAGCTCCATTGGACTGGGCAATCACTACCGGCGACGTCACGGACAATGCCCACGCGAACGAGTTAGGTTGGTACATCAACCTTCTCGATGGCGGACCGATCGTCCCCGATTCTGGCGACCGCAGCCGCTACGAGGGCAGCGCTGACCACGACTACTGGAATGAGTCTTACTGGCATCCCGACCCGTCGTCGCAACACGGACCGGACCGGCCGCGCAGACTCCACGGCTTTCCGGATGCCCCCGGCCTCCTCGACGCGCTCCGCGAACCATTCACCGCCGGCGGCCTCCAAATGCCGTGGCTAGCCGTCCATGGCAACCATGATCAGTTGATCCAAGGCAAAGTTAACGCAACGGGGAGTTTGGGCGAGGGGTCCACGGCCGGACAGCGCGCCATTGATGTGCCGCCCGACTGGTCGCTGGACCAGATAGCGCGCTTCTGTGCAGGTGTCGACTCCTGCGATCCTGCAACTTTGGCACTGTGGTCGACTCTTCCCGTCCGCGAAATAACCGCAGACCCGTTGCGCCGCATCATCAGTCGCGACGATTTTATTGGCGCCCACTTCCACGACAGAGCACGCCCGATTGGTCATGGTTTCTCTCGCGATGCGCCCCACACTGCCTACTACCGCTACGACCATCAGCAGATCACCGTCCTCGTGTTGGACACGGTTAACGAGCATGGCGGCTGGCAGGGAAGTATTGAGCCTGGCCAGCTAGCGTGGCTCGAAAGCGAGCTCGTGAGCGCCGATGCTGAGAAGCGCTACATCGTGCTCGCCTCCCATCACACCTCCGAGGATCTAGTCAACGACACCGTGTCTCCTGGTGCTCCCCGTCGGGTGCTGGGTGCGGAATTCGCCGCAGCGTTGGAGGGCCACCCTTGCCTGATTCTCTGGCTGAACGGGCACACCCATATCAGCCGGGTCACTGCGCATCCTGGACGGCACCCCTGGTGGGAAGTAACCACACCGTCGTTGATCGACTTTCCCCAACAGGGCCGGATTGTCGAGGTACTGCGCGCAGATAATGCCGTCCTGACAATCGCCACCACGATGCTGGACCACTCTGGCGAATTGCCGTGGTCCGGGGCCACCGACTCCGTGTTGGCTATAGCTGGCCTGTCACGAGAACTCGCTGCTAACGATTCGCAGTGGCGGGTCCCTGACCTGTCACTACACGTTGGAGGTGGGACCGCCGCGGACCGCAATGTTTTGCTACACCTGGTCGACCCGTACGGCTGA
- a CDS encoding GPGG-motif small membrane protein yields MALILWILAVILVVSGIFAIFRKQLLWGIVLIVVGLLVGPGGVSLFVK; encoded by the coding sequence ATGGCGCTAATTCTGTGGATCCTCGCGGTCATCCTGGTGGTATCAGGAATCTTCGCAATTTTCCGTAAGCAGCTGCTGTGGGGCATCGTGCTGATCGTGGTGGGTCTCCTCGTGGGCCCAGGAGGCGTCAGCCTCTTCGTCAAGTAG
- a CDS encoding GNAT family N-acetyltransferase gives MAPDKSPTSTPIPMMVKTAPKRKDPDALEVRILSGITEFDAAARLIGHVFSPDGVSHVPADLTVAVSLAGGYVGGAFIDNELIGVAIAFGEIRPWQHPREAPTSSLAMHSHVAAVASKARGRRVGWSLKMHQREWALARGVDTIDWTFDPLERRNGFFNMTLLGAQAIQYLPNLYGEIDDDVNRKQETDRVLVRWNLNSPEAIIAASGTLVEPAITDAEMKKSALWPSDRAPSAPQVFSGAQQMRQLCGTPTDIEALAKTDLAAALSWRRAQRAILQPALDSGAVITGMTRSGWYTLER, from the coding sequence ATGGCGCCTGACAAATCACCCACTTCCACACCCATCCCGATGATGGTGAAAACAGCACCCAAACGTAAGGACCCCGATGCCCTTGAGGTGCGTATTCTCTCCGGGATTACGGAGTTCGACGCGGCCGCCCGTCTGATCGGGCACGTCTTCAGCCCGGATGGTGTCAGCCATGTTCCCGCCGACCTCACTGTCGCTGTGTCTTTAGCCGGCGGCTACGTCGGCGGCGCCTTCATCGACAACGAGTTGATCGGTGTCGCCATCGCCTTCGGCGAGATCCGGCCCTGGCAGCACCCTCGGGAGGCCCCCACCAGCTCGTTGGCGATGCACTCCCATGTCGCCGCTGTTGCCTCAAAGGCGCGCGGCCGCCGCGTGGGGTGGTCGTTGAAAATGCATCAACGCGAATGGGCCTTGGCCCGCGGGGTTGACACCATCGACTGGACGTTCGACCCGCTTGAGCGTCGCAATGGCTTCTTCAACATGACGCTGCTGGGCGCGCAAGCGATTCAATACCTACCAAATTTGTACGGGGAAATCGACGACGACGTCAATCGGAAACAGGAGACCGATCGCGTTTTGGTCCGTTGGAACCTCAACAGCCCCGAGGCAATAATTGCCGCGTCCGGCACGTTGGTAGAGCCCGCCATCACGGATGCGGAGATGAAAAAGTCGGCGCTGTGGCCATCGGATCGAGCACCCTCGGCGCCGCAAGTCTTCTCCGGGGCCCAACAAATGCGGCAGCTCTGCGGAACCCCCACCGACATCGAAGCTTTGGCGAAAACCGATCTCGCGGCGGCGCTGTCGTGGCGCCGCGCGCAGCGGGCGATCCTGCAGCCCGCGTTGGATAGCGGAGCCGTGATCACGGGCATGACCCGCTCCGGCTGGTACACGCTGGAGCGCTAA